In Ictalurus punctatus breed USDA103 chromosome 3, Coco_2.0, whole genome shotgun sequence, the following are encoded in one genomic region:
- the timm10 gene encoding mitochondrial import inner membrane translocase subunit Tim10 (The RefSeq protein has 2 substitutions compared to this genomic sequence), protein MDPMKAQQLAAELEVETMADMYNRMTNACHRKCVPPHYKEAELSKGEAVCLDRCVAKYLDLHERLGRKLTELAVQDEEMMRNAATGTR, encoded by the exons ATGGACCCCATGAAAGCGCAGCAACTGGCGGCCGAACTCGAGGTGGAAATGATGGCAGACATGTACAACCG AATGACCAACGCATGTCACAGGAAGTGTGTTCCTCCTCACTATAAGGAAGCAGAATTGTCGAAAGGTGAAGCAGTGTGTCTGGATCGCTGCGTGGCCAAGTACCTTGATTTGCACGAGAGGCTGGGTCGTAAACTCACTGAGCTCTCTGTACAGGACGAGGAGATGATGAGGAACGCAGCCACCGGCACTAGGTAG